A window of the Serinus canaria isolate serCan28SL12 chromosome 20, serCan2020, whole genome shotgun sequence genome harbors these coding sequences:
- the MAFB gene encoding transcription factor MafB produces the protein MAGELSIGAELPTSPLAMEYVNDFDLMKFDVKKEPLGRSDRSGRHCTRLQPAGSVSSTPISTPCSSVPSSPSFSPTEQKTHLEDLYWMANSYQQMNPEALNLTPEDAVEALIGSHQVSQQLQGFEGFRAHHHHHHHHHQHHHQYPAVTHEDLAGSGHPHHHHHHHHQASPTPSTSSSSSQQLQNSHQQHPPSSSVEDRFSDDQLVSMSVRELNRHLRGFTKDEVIRLKQKRRTLKNRGYAQSCRYKRVQQKHHLENEKTQLIQQVEQLKQEVTRLARERDAYKLKCEKLASNGFREAGSTSDNPSSPEFFM, from the coding sequence ATGGCCGGAGAGCTCAGCATCGGAGCCGAGCTGCCCACTAGCCCGCTGGCCATGGAGTACGTGAACGACTTCGACTTGATGAAGTTCGACGTGAAGAAGgagcccctgggcaggagcGACCGCTCGGGCAGGCACTGCACCCGCCTGCAGCCGGCCGGCTCCGTCTCCTCCACCCCCATCAGCACCCCCTGCAGCTCCGTGCCCTCCTCGCCCAGCTTCAGCCCCACCGAGCAGAAGACCCACTTGGAGGACCTGTACTGGATGGCCAACAGCTACCAGCAGATGAACCCCGAGGCGCTGAACCTCACCCCAGAGGACGCTGTCGAAGCCCTCATTGGGTCCCAccaggtgtcccagcagctgcagggcttcGAGGGCTTCCGggcccaccaccaccaccatcatcaccatcaccaACACCACCACCAGTATCCCGCAGTCACTCACGAAGACCTGGCCGGCAGCGGGCACCCtcaccatcaccaccatcatcaCCACCAGGCCTCTCCCActccctccacctcctccagctcctcccagcagctccagaactCGCACCAGCAGCATCCCCCCTCCAGCAGCGTGGAGGACCGGTTCTCAGATGACCAGCTGGTCTCCATGTCTGTGAGGGAGCTCAACAGGCACCTCCGAGGCTTCACCAAAGACGAGGTGATCCGCCTCAAGCAGAAGAGGAGGACCTTGAAGAACAGGGGCTATGCCCAGTCCTGCAGGTACAAACGTGTCCAGCAGAAACACCACCTGGAGAACGAAAAGACGCAGCTTATTCAGCAGGTGGAACAGCTCAAGCAAGAAGTGACCCGGCTCGCCAGAGAGAGAGACGCCTACAAGCTCAAGTGTGAGAAACTTGCCAGCAACGGCTTCAGAGAGGCCGGCTCCACCAGTGACAACCCGTCTTCCCCTGAGTTCTTCATGTGA